The Paeniglutamicibacter sulfureus genome includes a region encoding these proteins:
- a CDS encoding CitMHS family transporter: MLVALGFLMVATFMALIMTKRMTPLLALIIVPTVFGLFAGAGLGLGDMVMDAVKSMSGTAALLMFAIMYFGIMIDVGLFDKLVDGILKLVGNDPAKVVMGTALLTGLISLDGDGSTTFIVVTAALLPIYLRLGMSPVVLTCVAGLTNGTLNIVPWGGPTARAAAALHVDASAVFVPMIPALAVGLVVVFGFAWAMGISERKRLQREDPLRWGPGSVMTGGTSGSSDSGNTQTPAGGRGVALLEKVAVRGDGTETATMNGTVLDPTRETLRPKLFWFNLSMTVAIFVLLILDLMPLSYLFMVGTAVALLVNFPKISDQAKMIASHASSVIAVVSMVLAAAVLTGVLSGTGMVDAMSAWLVDVIPTSMGPYLAILTGIISIPATFFMSNDAFYFGILPVLTEAGAHYGIPAVDMARASITGQPVHMQSPLVPAILLLVSMAKVDLGDHHKKVLWRALVVSLVMLAVGVLTGAIGIG; the protein is encoded by the coding sequence ATGCTGGTAGCACTCGGGTTCCTGATGGTCGCCACGTTCATGGCGCTCATCATGACCAAGCGCATGACCCCGTTGTTGGCGCTGATCATCGTGCCAACCGTCTTCGGCCTCTTTGCCGGCGCCGGCCTGGGGCTCGGCGACATGGTCATGGACGCCGTGAAGTCCATGTCCGGAACCGCCGCACTGCTGATGTTCGCCATCATGTACTTCGGCATCATGATCGACGTGGGGCTCTTCGACAAGCTGGTCGACGGCATCCTGAAGCTGGTCGGCAACGACCCGGCCAAGGTCGTCATGGGCACCGCGCTGCTCACCGGCCTGATTTCCCTGGACGGCGACGGCTCCACCACCTTCATCGTGGTCACCGCGGCGCTGCTGCCGATCTACCTGCGCCTGGGCATGAGCCCGGTGGTGCTGACCTGTGTTGCAGGTTTGACCAACGGCACGCTGAACATCGTCCCCTGGGGCGGTCCGACCGCCCGCGCCGCGGCCGCCCTGCACGTGGACGCCTCGGCAGTGTTCGTCCCGATGATCCCGGCACTGGCAGTCGGCCTGGTTGTCGTCTTCGGCTTCGCCTGGGCCATGGGCATCTCCGAGCGCAAGCGCCTGCAGCGCGAAGACCCGCTGCGCTGGGGCCCGGGTTCGGTCATGACCGGCGGCACGTCCGGCTCCTCCGACTCCGGAAACACCCAGACCCCTGCAGGCGGCCGCGGCGTCGCCCTGCTGGAAAAGGTTGCAGTGCGCGGCGACGGCACCGAAACCGCCACCATGAACGGCACGGTCCTGGACCCGACCCGCGAGACCCTGCGCCCGAAGCTGTTCTGGTTCAATCTCTCGATGACCGTGGCCATCTTCGTGCTGCTGATCCTGGACCTGATGCCGCTGTCCTACCTGTTCATGGTCGGCACCGCCGTCGCCCTGCTGGTGAACTTCCCGAAGATCTCCGACCAGGCCAAGATGATTGCCTCCCACGCCTCCTCGGTGATCGCCGTGGTCTCCATGGTGCTTGCCGCCGCAGTGCTCACCGGCGTGCTCTCGGGCACCGGCATGGTCGACGCGATGAGCGCCTGGCTGGTCGACGTCATCCCCACCTCGATGGGCCCGTACCTGGCGATCCTCACCGGCATCATCTCGATCCCCGCCACGTTCTTCATGAGCAACGACGCGTTCTACTTCGGCATCCTGCCGGTGCTCACCGAGGCGGGAGCCCACTACGGCATCCCCGCCGTGGACATGGCCCGCGCCTCGATCACCGGCCAGCCGGTCCACATGCAGTCGCCGCTGGTTCCCGCGATCCTGCTGCTGGTCTCGATGGCCAAGGTCGACCTGGGCGACCACCACAAGAAGGTCCTCTGGCGCGCACTGGTCGTCTCCCTGGTGATGCTCGCCGTCGGCGTGCTCACCGGCGCCATCGGCATCGGCTAG
- a CDS encoding Na+/H+ antiporter, with the protein MEFLLLLVGLLFGTVLVVGLGERMRLPYPILMLLFSAGAAFLPFIPEVHINPELILPLFLPPLLYAAAQRSSWSIFRLRWRSLVLLAVLLVLATTAAVAGVAWLMVSSMALPLAIALGAIVAPPDPVAVEAIASKVKMRRRLITVLQTEGLFNDAMAIVIFQAAVAAAMSGGEVGWNVVPKFLIGAAGAIVLGLAMAWLIGTLNRFVPNLVARSAATLVAPYAVYLLAEEVHFSGVVAVVVTALELGRRARPQDSEERLTRTAFWDVVELLTTGVAFGLVGIEMRYIIQDEGKNLLTFIPGIAAICATVVLVRFGWMMAMYKIGGTERKNKTPGSLKEVLVLSWCGMRGLATLALALALPSTMADGQPLEGRNFVVATACTVLIVTLVLPGLTLPALMRALKLPNDHAVEERTQRALARRAEKVALETMKRSKAAAALPAERRQSLARRMSSLHTILEADFEKDPEKMLRLKQILTIMDDVQREALDAAREEMLKARNEPGNDPELVDRVLRRLDLRTVTLDH; encoded by the coding sequence ATGGAATTCCTGCTGCTGTTGGTCGGCCTGCTGTTCGGGACGGTGCTGGTGGTCGGGCTGGGCGAACGAATGCGCCTGCCCTACCCCATCCTGATGCTGCTCTTCTCCGCCGGGGCGGCGTTCCTGCCGTTCATCCCCGAGGTCCACATCAACCCGGAACTCATCCTTCCGCTCTTCCTGCCGCCGCTGCTCTACGCGGCTGCCCAGCGCAGTTCCTGGTCGATCTTCCGGCTGCGGTGGCGCTCGCTGGTGCTGCTGGCCGTGCTGCTGGTCCTCGCGACCACCGCCGCCGTGGCGGGTGTCGCCTGGCTCATGGTTTCGTCCATGGCCTTGCCGCTGGCCATCGCACTGGGCGCCATCGTGGCCCCGCCCGATCCCGTCGCGGTGGAGGCCATCGCCAGCAAGGTCAAGATGCGCCGCCGCCTCATCACGGTTCTGCAGACCGAGGGCCTGTTCAACGACGCCATGGCCATCGTGATCTTCCAGGCGGCCGTTGCCGCTGCCATGAGCGGAGGCGAGGTCGGTTGGAACGTCGTGCCGAAGTTCCTCATCGGCGCGGCCGGCGCCATCGTCCTGGGCCTGGCCATGGCCTGGCTGATCGGCACCCTGAACCGCTTCGTCCCGAACCTGGTGGCCCGCTCGGCCGCGACGCTGGTGGCGCCCTACGCGGTGTACCTGCTGGCCGAGGAAGTCCACTTCTCCGGCGTCGTTGCCGTGGTGGTCACGGCCCTGGAACTGGGGCGCAGGGCCCGCCCGCAGGACTCCGAGGAACGCTTGACCCGGACCGCCTTCTGGGACGTGGTGGAGCTGTTGACCACCGGCGTCGCCTTCGGACTGGTGGGCATCGAGATGCGCTACATCATCCAGGACGAGGGCAAGAACCTGCTGACCTTCATCCCCGGCATCGCGGCCATCTGCGCCACCGTCGTGCTGGTGCGCTTCGGCTGGATGATGGCCATGTACAAGATCGGCGGGACCGAACGCAAGAACAAGACTCCCGGATCGCTCAAGGAAGTCCTGGTGCTCTCCTGGTGCGGGATGCGCGGGCTGGCCACACTGGCGCTGGCACTGGCCCTCCCCTCGACCATGGCCGATGGACAACCGCTCGAGGGGCGCAACTTCGTGGTGGCAACGGCCTGCACGGTGCTGATCGTGACGCTGGTTTTGCCTGGCCTGACGCTTCCGGCCCTGATGCGGGCGCTCAAGCTTCCCAATGACCACGCCGTCGAAGAGCGGACCCAGCGTGCACTGGCCCGGCGGGCGGAGAAGGTCGCGCTGGAAACCATGAAGCGCTCGAAGGCCGCCGCGGCCCTTCCTGCCGAACGCCGCCAGTCCCTGGCCCGGCGCATGTCCTCGCTGCACACCATTCTCGAGGCCGACTTCGAGAAGGACCCGGAAAAGATGCTGCGCCTGAAGCAGATCCTCACCATCATGGACGATGTCCAGCGCGAGGCACTTGATGCCGCACGCGAGGAAATGCTCAAGGCCCGCAACGAACCGGGCAATGACCCCGAACTCGTGGACAGGGTGCTGCGCCGCTTGGACCTGCGCACCGTCACGCTGGACCACTGA